One region of Asterias rubens chromosome 5, eAstRub1.3, whole genome shotgun sequence genomic DNA includes:
- the LOC117290647 gene encoding RWD domain-containing protein 4-like, which yields MSCQESQEEEKEVLLSIYDGDECFKLIDSTCQYRVGDEGHFKSFMLEIKWGDNYPEEFPEISLNTFYNNHLQDDIRSSVVEKVKAEAEQWLGCAMTYTLFEWAKENAEDLMAEQTEAQMTVRSSSNTEQAVAKTKEKKEQLTKAQKRKIANRTDHRGDLPRGFDWVDIVKHLSKTGFSKTQEGEKES from the exons atgTCCTGTCAAGaatcacaagag gagGAGAAGGAAGTTCTTCTCTCCATATACGATGGAGATGAATGTTTCAAATTAATAGACTCTACGTGTCAATACAGG GTAGGAGATGAGGGTCATTTTAAGTCATTTATGCTGGAGATCAAATGGGGAGATAATTATCCAGAAGAATTTCCTGAAATCAGCTTAAATACATTCTACAATAATCACTT ACAGGATGATATACGAAGTAGTGTGGTCGAGAAGGTCAAGGCAGAG GCAGAACAGTGGCTTGGGTGTGCAATGACCTACACATTATTTGAGTGGGCAAAGGAAAATGCTGAGGATCTAATGGCAGAACAAACAGAAGCTCAAATGACTGTTCGA AGTTCCAGTAATACAGAACAAGCTGTGGCAAAAACGAAAGAGAAAAAGGAACAGCTGACAAAGGCGCAGAAACGAAAAATTGCTAATAGAACAG ATCACAGAGGAGATCTACCCAGAGGTTTTGACTGGGTTGATATAGTCAAG CAT CTCAGCAAGACAGGTTTCTCTAAGACACAGGAAGGTGAAAAGGAAAGCTGA
- the LOC117290543 gene encoding sedoheptulokinase-like, giving the protein MELETQETGLVLGIDLGTTSVKVSLYDGKETIQSASCDTHSKFVCSSQPPGAAEQLTSKIMETCETCLSRLDSEKLSRVKRVGITGQMHGCVCWSSHAVVDQLELAGASTIKGFNDDLITTSPLVTWEDLRCTEDFIASLPTPDTHLRLATGHGCVTLFWFQRNNPEYLEKFTHAGTIMDLLVARLCGLDKPVMGIQNAASWGYFNVSEKSWNKEILTAAGFPVHLLPEVVDPGVIVGQLGSPWHSIPAGCKVGVAMGDLPCSVLPLLQSPSDAVVNIGTSAQLVTSTPAGFDPPKSTPSSTIEYFPFFKGQYLAVAAALTGGNVIADCVSSLCQLAEDFGLSISKEDAYKKFIEKGLEVKDTSILIRPTLYGERHAPSQRASVENLAPGNMRVGDISRALCCGIITNLHSMMSRDDLIDRGVGRIVGCGSALRRNSVLMQELERVFKMPVVHGQGGDAAQGAAMAMLM; this is encoded by the exons ATGGAGCTAGAAACACAAGAAACGGGGCTTGTGTTGGGCATAGATTTGGGCACAACGTCTGTGAAAGTTTCTCTGTACGACGGTAAAGAAACCATTCAAAGTGCATCGTGTGACACGCATTCAAAGTTCGTTTGTTCATCACAGCCACCTGGAGCAGCTGAACAACTAACTAGTAAAATCATGGAAACTTGCGAGACTTGTTTGAGTAGGCTCGACTCAGAGAAACTCTCCCGGGTGAAACGCGTCGGCATCACGGGTCAGATGCACGGCTGTGTCTGCTGGTCATCACATGCCGTGGTTGACCAACTGGAATTGGCAGGAGCGAGTACAATCAAAGGGTTCAATGATGATTTGATTACAACAAGTCCACTTGTTACATGGGAAGATTTGAGATGTACTGAGGATTTCATTGCAAGCCTCCCCACTCCGGACACCCATCTAAGACTCGCTACGGGTCATGGCTGCGTGACGTTGTTTTGGTTTCAGCGAAACAACCCGGAGTACTTGGAGAAATTCACACATGCGGGAACTATTATGGATCTCTTGGTTGCTAGGCTGTGTGGCTTGGATAAACCTGTTATGGGGATACAGAATGCTGCTAGCTGGGGGTATTTCAATGTGTCCGAAAAGTCATGGAATAAGGAAAT CCTGACAGCTGCAGGGTTCCCAGTTCATCTGTTACCAGAGGTCGTTGACCCAGGGGTCATTGTGGGTCAACTCGGGTCACCATGGCACAGTATTCCAGCAGGCTGTAAGGTTGGAGTTGCTATGGGAGACTTGCCTTGCTCTGTATTGCCATTGTTACAATCGCCATCAGATGCAG TTGTGAATATCGGTACATCTGCACAGCTTGTGACCAGTACCCCAGCAGGCTTTGATCCACCGAAGTCAACTCCTAGCTCTACCATCGAATACTTCCCCTTCTTTAAAGGCCAATACCTTGCAGTCGCAGCAGCCCTGACAGGAGGCAATGTCATCGCAGACTGTGTCTCATCTTTATGTCAACTAGCCGAAGACTTTGGTCTCAGCATCTCAAAAGAGGATGCTTACAAGAAATTTATCGAGAAGGGTCTGGAAGTGAAAGATACAAGCATTCTGATTCGCCCGACACTTTATGGTGAGAGACACGCACCATCTCAGAGAGCTAGTGTTGAGAATCTGGCGCCTGGGAATATGAGGGTCGGTGATATCTCACGAGCCTTGTGTTGTGGGATTATTACAAACCTCCATAGCATGATGTCGAGAGATGATTTGATTGATAGAGGGGTAGGGAGGATAGTTGGGTGCGGGAGTGCATTGCGGAGGAATTCAGTCTTGATGCAGGAGTTGGAGAGGGTTTTTAAGATGCCTGTTGTACATGGACAGGGTGGGGATGCTGCTCAGGGTGCAGCTATGGCAATGCTAATGTAA
- the LOC117290560 gene encoding glucoside xylosyltransferase 2-like translates to MMRGRRCGKLLNIIFVISVFSLGMLCGFYYEEATSNKNTGGVRVAPETRNVNDVDGGGHLREPLNLKQQPHPVHPVQPVAVEKVIGNSDSFVGSNKKSNIESVKDSTNPKGGHQLSVNVPIENHQPAVVAHLKGDALHDGKPDSDNHHGDIDRKGFEAPLRLQPVKVKHVGPPAVQGKTLINHSVNKPIQQQNIQEGLPVPGEGNNMVKHQALHKEVHAPAVNIPQNAQANQPQHQQVAPAKDVHPPAFNEGQQQKQQQAPLAAPQNIQNPGSDTAPSIKGKMVLAVVVCGDRTDEALVMLKSAAILTPMPIHFHIFAEDDLHADIAGKIKSWPASFQNRISFKIHPISFPPGENFEEWKKMFKKCATQRLFLPDLLTDTDALLYVDTDILFIKPLQYIWSFFKKFNSTQLAALTPEHEITNIGWYNRFARHPYHGATGLNSGVMLMNLTRMRTFGWSAKILPIYREYKTKITWGDQDLINILFHFHPELVYVYPCEWNIRPDHCMYSLNCQRITTEGVAVIHGNRGVYHNDKQRPFRVIYEAFRDYPFGADLNSGLIQPLRQRFLQQDVATMYCTKALQHPVISTLQQSSYHP, encoded by the coding sequence ATGATGCGGGGTCGCCGGTGTGGCAAACTCCTGAACATCATATTCGTGATTTCGGTCTTCAGTTTAGGAATGTTGTGTGGATTTTACTATGAAGAGGCAACCAGTAACAAAAACACCGGGGGAGTTCGTGTCGCACCTGAAACTAGGAATGTCAATGATGTTGATGGGGGAGGCCATTTGCGGGAGCCTTTAAATTTAAAGCAGCAACCCCATCCAGTGCATCCAGTGCAACCAGTGGCCGTGGAAAAGGTAATTGGGAATTCAGACAGTTTTGTTGGCAGTAACAAAAAATCGAACATTGAATCTGTTAAAGATAGTACCAACCCAAAAGGAGGTCACCAATTGAGTGTGAATGTTCCTATTGAAAACCACCAGCCTGCTGTGGTCGCACACTTAAAAGGTGATGCCCTTCATGATGGAAAACCTGATAGCGACAACCACCATGGTGATATAGATCGAAAAGGTTTTGAAGCACCACTCCGTCTACAGCCTGTTAAAGTTAAACATGTTGGTCCGCCTGCCGTGCAAGGAAAGACTCTGATAAATCATAGCGTCAACAAACCAATCCAACAGCAGAACATTCAAGAGGGACTACCAGTGCCTGGTGAAGGTAATAATATGGTGAAGCATCAAGCTTTGCATAAGGAAGTTCACGCTCCAGCTGTAAATATTCCGCAGAACGCACAAGCAAATCAACCCCAGCATCAACAGGTTGCCCCAGCAAAAGATGTCCACCCTCCTGCTTTCAACGAGGGGCAACAACAGAAGCAACAACAAGCCCCACTCGCTGCCCCTCAAAACATTCAAAATCCAGGCAGTGACACCGCACCATCGATTAAAGGAAAGATGGTGTTAGCAGTTGTAGTATGTGGTGATCGAACAGACGAAGCATTGGTCATGCTTAAATCTGCAGCAATACTAACCCCAATGCCGATACACTTTCACATTTTTGCCGAGGACGACCTACATGCAGATATCGCTGGCAAGATCAAATCATGGCCCGCCTCCTTCCAGAACAGAATTTCTTTCAAGATTCACCCAATTTCTTTCCCTCCCGGTGAAAATTTTGAAGAGTGgaagaaaatgtttaaaaagtgcGCCACGCAGAGATTATTTCTACCGGACCTCTTAACCGACACAGACGCTCTGCTGTATGTGGACACCGACATCTTATTCATCAAGCCATTGCAATATATCTGGAGTTTCTTCAAGAAGTTCAATTCTACCCAGCTTGCAGCACTGACCCCTGAGCATGAAATAACCAACATTGGTTGGTATAACCGCTTCGCAAGGCATCCTTACCACGGCGCAACAGGACTGAACTCCGGCGTCATGCTAATGAACTTAACGAGGATGCGGACATTTGGATGGTCGGCAAAGATTCTCCCGATCTACAGAGAGTACAAAACTAAAATCACTTGGGGGGACCAGGACCTCATCAATATATTGTTTCATTTCCACCCGGAGTTGGTTTACGTCTACCCGTGTGAGTGGAACATTCGCCCCGATCACTGTATGTATTCTTTGAACTGCCAGCGCATAACGACAGAGGGCGTGGCGGTTATTCATGGTAACAGGGGCGTATACCACAACGACAAACAGCGTCCATTTAGAGTCATTTACGAAGCTTTTAGGGACTATCCATTCGGGGCTGATCTAAACTCTGGCTTAATACAGCCATTGCGTCAGCGGTTTCTGCAACAAGATGTTGCGACTATGTACTGCACTAAGGCATTACAGCATCCTGTGATTTCAACATTGCAACAGAGCAGTTATCATCCTTAA
- the LOC117290277 gene encoding sigma intracellular receptor 2-like: MAKGFTRFLEWVVVVYFASHIPITIFIDSQAIMPSWFHPKVLTDLVRDYSLEMKDEMMADPSAHPWFMSFVYGECLLQFPFFFVGAYAFYIGSCKWVRIPAIIYSVHTITTLQAIFAHVFFQDFTNSPHPGPVTLEDKLKLTAIYMPYLAVPVLILLMMLLSKDYMPGEKVAKSGAARSKKQKSR; the protein is encoded by the exons ATGGCCAAGGGTTTTACACGGTTTCTGGAATGGGTGGTGGTTGTCTACTTTGCCAGCCACATCCCAATTACAATCTTCATTGACTCGCAAGCCATTATGCCATCATGGTTCCACCCAAAAGTG CTTACAGATCTTGTGAGAGATTACAGTCTCGAAATGAAGGATGAAATGATGGCAGACCCCTCTGCCCATCCTTGGTTTATGTCATTCGTCTACGGTGAATGTCTCCTGCAGTTTCCATTCTTCTTTGTGGGTGCTTACGCCTTTTATATAG gTAGTTGCAAGTGGGTGCGAATTCCAGCTATTATATACTCTGTGCACACTATCACCACACTACAGGCCATCTTTGCTCATGTCTTCTTCCAGGACTTCACCAACTCTCCTCACCCAGGACCAGTTACTTTAGAAGACAAGCTAAAATTAACAGCTATTTATATGCCTTATTTGGCCGTGCCTGTACTCATTCTGTTGATGATGTTGTTAAGCAAAGATTACATGCCTGGTGAAAAGGTGGCTAAGTCGGGTGCTGCTCGCTCAAAAAAGCAAAAGTCTCGCTAA